The Neurospora crassa OR74A linkage group V, whole genome shotgun sequence sequence CGTAACTGGCTGCCCAATAGCTTTGACTCCATCTCAGCTGATGCATTGCTGCCTGGATGCTTATGGTGGCTGACGATCGTGAGAAGTGGCTAGAGCCGGCTAAGTGCGATCCTTGCCGTAGGATCACTTAGTTGGACATGTGGAAAAGTGGTTGATCAAGACtcagagggaaaaaaaagacaggCACGAGTTCCATGGAGCTGTCGAGGTGAAGAATCGGGTAACCTGTGTTAGTGGTGTCTGTCATTGACGCAGTGTTTTGGTGGAGGTGCGCTAACATGGACGCTGTGTCAGGGTGCAAATACAGGATAGCATAGCGCAGAACGAGGGTGTCCGTTCACTCTGAGAATGTCCAGCAGGTGATGAATATGGGTCCCGTCTCCCGTCGCCATTGCAATTGGTGACACGACGCGACGCAAGAAAGTTATGTCAAACTGAAGGAAGCTTAAAGGAGGCAGTTCAGATGAAGTTCAAGTTCGGACGAGACCAAGCCGGGAGCATCCACCGTCGGTACctactgtagaggtagtcttgTCCCGCTGTTAGTTGCCGGACTTGCCGGAATCGGGACGGGCAACGGCTCAAAGCGGGtcgccttctccctccaccTTCTGAGCCGGCGACTGATGGCGTCATTAAGTCCGATCTTACCCCTCCAACAAGTaagcatcatcaacaccctcAATTGCTGGTGTTTGCCCAAACTCCGATACGTTCAATTCGAGGTCCTCAGCGTCGTTCTTTTGTTGGTGAGTCAATTGGCTTATTCGTGACATCGGAGATAGGCGTTAAAAACACTAACCCCTGCTCACACACCGtgactcctcctcttcctcctcccccatgCAACCCCTCATGCGGGGGGTGTCTCCATCCATGTCAACAAACACCACTGCATAACATATAAACATCACCAACCGCCCTCCACTCCAAGAACCATTGGATTCCAAGCCAGCATCTAACCACCCCAATTCGAACCAGATAAACATACCAGACCAATAAACCCGCCAAAATGCCCCTCATCGCCCAAAACCCCCAGCCCCGTGTGATCCTAGGTCTCATGACCTTTGGCACCGACCCCGAGACGGGCGCCCGcgtcaccaccatccccGAGTTCAGCAAGGTCCTCGACCTCTTCCAGTCGCGGGGCTACAACGAAGTCGACACAGCGCGCATGTACATTGGTGGAAAGCAGGAAGCCTTTACTCGCGAGGCGGGCTGGAAGGACCGCGGCCTGACGCTGGCTACGAAAGTCATCTACCCCACCAATGGAGGAGACAACACGCGGGACAAGGTCCTGGAAAGCGCCGACATTAGTCTGAAGGAGCTAGGGACCGATTGTGTGGATATTCTGTATTTGCACGCTGCTGTAAGATACCCCCCTCTTTACCCAGACCAGGAATGTGGTGGGTTTGGCTGACAGTGAGACATGTGAAAAAGGACCGCAAAACCCCCTTTGCCGAAACCCTCTCGGCCATCAACGACCTGCACAAAGCCGGCAAGTTCGTCCGCTTCGGCATCTCCAACTTCACCTCGTTCGAAGTCGCCGAGATCGTCATGACGTGCAAGTACAACAACTGGGTCCTGCCCACCATCTACCAAGGCATGTACAACGCCATCACGCGGTCTCTCGAGACCGAGCTCGTCCTGGCGTGCCGCCGCTACGGCCTCGACATTGTCGTCTACAACCCCCTCGCCGGCGGTCTCTTCTCGGGCAAAATCAAGTCGCACGACATGGTGCCCGAGTCGGGCCGGTTTTCCGACGTCAACAAGATGGGCGTCATGTATCGCGGCAGGTACTTTAAGGAATCCACGTTCCGCGCGTTGCAGGTGGTCGAGCAGGCGGTGGAGAAGGCGGGGCTCACCATGATTGAGACGGCGTTGCGGTGGATGGTGCATCATAGTGCGCTGAAGATCAAGGATGGGAATGACGGGGTGATTATTGGTGTTAGCAGTATTGATCAGCTGGATAGCAACTTGACGGACCTCGAAAAGGGACCGCTGCCCGAAGAGGTGGTGAAGGCCCTGGATGAGGCGTGGAAGATTGCAAAGGTTGATACGGTCAATTATTGGCATGGAACGGTCGAGTACGGGTATGATGTGAGGGAGGCCCTGTTTGGGAAGAACGCGAAATAGGTGGAAGCTGTATGTGGTGCGGTAACGATGTTATGAATTGGCTGAGCCAATGTTTTTGGTCATGTTGTAGCCATTTGTCGTGACTTTGATGTGAATACTTGTGACCACCTGAACATACCGAGGAACAACTCAAATGAGACTTGACTTTACTGCGTCGGTATGGCCATCGTCAAGATAGGTCCCAATCGATATTAGTCCCACTAACCTGCCCCGCCCCGCCCCGCCCCGACTTCCGGCTGCCCGTACCGTGTCCGTGCACTCCGGATGCCGTACCCCATACCGTGCGCGGCGCGCCGCCGAGCTTCCAGAATTCGGCCAGTTGTCTCAAAAAGTCCCGCAATTCAGGGAGGGCGGGAGGGGCGCAGCGGTTCCAGAAtttcacttcttcttcgggcTGGACCAGCATCCCCGGGCCGTCCGGAACAGTTGGGTCTCGTATTCCCAGGTTTTTCCAGAAAGGCCGTGATCCCGGTGTTTTTTGAGCTACTTATTTCCCCACATCATGTCCCCGTGTGTAATTTCCGGAAGGTGTTCTGGAATCTGGAAGCTGGAATCTGaatctagtgtagtgtagtgtagagttCTGGAGTTCCGTCTGGATCTGAACGAAGTTCTGGACTATCATGCTCTTTCATGCTCTCGATATGAGATGTTGGGACGTCTTATGTTTTGTCCCTGTCTCAGCTGATATATACCTACATATACATATCAACTCCACGTCTAAATCCTAAACTCTatactctatatataattacttacctaccttggtGATAGACTACCGTAATGCATTTACATAGGAAGCTATGCATTCATCTTACATACATACAGTCAGAAAGCGACAAAGTCGGTCGGTCCGGCGGGCGAGCGATGGATCGACGGCAACATAGAACCGCAATTACGGCGATCTGCAAGGGATTGTcgtgtatgtagtgtacacgtgtactatatatagagctAAGGTAAGACATACAGTATTTTGACACGTCGGGGGGCACTGCGGGCCGGatccagtcagtcagtcagtcccAAATAGCGATGATATGTGTGCACTACATACACGTAGAAGTAGTCACGGGAATCAACATTTTGGGTCATACCGACAGGTGTGCATGTTGAATAGTGTACTGAGTGAGAAACGACCATACATTTACCACAGCGCAGGTCCGTCCGTTCGTCCGTTGTTCCACTTGTGTTGGCCCCGGAGAGAAAGATGGGGGATGCCATTCATATCAATCCATCGTGACGCCAGATCATACGGTACAGAAGCGATCGCCAATTATCGTTCGTGgcagtggtagtggtagtggtagtggtaatCAACTGCCGGTCCGGACTCCGAAAATCACGCGCGCTTCTCAAAGCCCAAAGcccaaaaaagaagaagcaaacaTCGATATGTTGCTAAGCGCCGTCACTTAACTTTGATTGCCGTTTTCTCGATCATCACCTGCACTTTGACCGGCAGCTGGTGCTGAGGTGTAAGTATGGCATTGTAAAAGGTGGGGAAAATTAGACGCCAAGCAAAGCGAAATGCAAGTTCGTGCCGGGCGTGAAAGGTGACTTGCATGCAGCCGGCGTTTCTTTGCAGGAGGACTCTTCTTCGGTTTTCGGCGGCTGCGATTGCGCTTTGCTGTCGGTGATCGAGGAAaccgttttcttttttcttttcttttttctaatttcttttctcgCTCAAGATGTCTTTTAGAAATTCTAGACTAACCCTTTTGTAGATTGTAGGTTTAATTGTAACTTGGTAGACTAGTAGAATAATGAAATTCACAGGCATGTCAACCTGGAATCCTTCCTCTGCCAAGAAGGCGAAGCCGAGGTACATACCTTCTACCTTAGGTGATTCTAGAACTGCAGTGATTCACCACAAA is a genomic window containing:
- a CDS encoding aflatoxin B1 aldehyde reductase member 2, variant translates to MPLIAQNPQPRVILGLMTFGTDPETGARVTTIPEFSKVLDLFQSRGYNEVDTARMYIGGKQEAFTREAGWKDRGLTLATKVIYPTNGGDNTRDKVLESADISLKELGTDCVDILYLHAADRKTPFAETLSAINDLHKAGKFVRFGISNFTSFEVAEIVMTCKYNNWVLPTIYQGMYNAITRSLETELVLACRRYGLDIVVYNPLAGGLFSGKIKSHDMVPESGRFSDVNKMGVMYRGRYFKESTFRALQVVEQAVEKAGLTMIETALRWMVHHSALKIKDGNDGVIIGVSSIDQLDSNLTDLEKGPLPEEVVKALDEAWKIAKVDTVNYWHGTVEYGYDVREALFGKNAK